TCAATAGTGCCGGACGGCGCTTAGGACGAGGCGCATACTCTGCACAGATTGACCTGCGATGGAGTGGACCGGAGGGGTCTACCCAACGTGCGAGAAGAGAACGAATGATCGGGATTAAGGAAGATCTCTTTCCTACGCAATAAATAAAACCCCCGTGCCGGATTTCCGGCGCGGGGGAATTGTTACAGGGCCGGTACCTGTACGTTGATTTTTCCGCAGGAAAACGGTTATGGTCTTTAGATTCTACGAAGGAGTTTTTTTCACGGGAATGTACTTATGGAGTGCATTTGCGTGTAAGAAGTGCTTCTGTTTCGTCTGCCGCTTGTTTCCAGGAAAATCGCTCTGCCCAGGGACGACAATTTTCACGCAGTTTTGCTTCAAGGGCGGGGGTTTCTACATATTCCTTCACCCGTCGGGCTAAATCGCGCCACGACCCAAAACGGTAGAGCAGTCCCGTGGTATTGTCCTGTACGCTGTCGCAGAGTCCCGGTGCTCTGTTTGCTATAACCGGTGTGCCGCACGCATTTGCTTCAATCACCGTCAAGCCCCACCCCTCTTTATAGCTGGTCTGTAGCACTGCTCGGGCGTGACGGTAGAGAGATCGTTTTTTTTCTGTGCTCACAAAGCCGTGCAGGGTGATGCGATGGCCGAGCTGTTTGTCTGCTATCCACTCTGCTACAACCTCTTTGTACGGGCCATCTCCTGCAATGGCCAGGTGAAGATCCGGATAGGAGGTATGGAGCAACTGAAAGGCACGTAAGGCGTCCATAATACCCTTATATTTTTGAATACGCCCAATCCAGAGAAGATACGGAGGGGCCGTAGACTCCTCGCGAGGCGGAGTATAGTAGGTAAGGTTACATCCGTTGTGTACAAGGGCAATATGTGAGGGGTCGACCCCCATGGAAGCCAGCTCTTTTTTTGTCGATTCACTTACCACGATAAAGGAGGATTTGCGGTAGACAATACGGAGGGTTTGCTCCATCAGATAGATAAAGAGCGCAAGGGGAAAAGAACATT
Above is a genomic segment from Chitinivibrio alkaliphilus ACht1 containing:
- a CDS encoding glycosyltransferase family 4 protein, which encodes MNILVLNWRDKKHPRAGGAEVRLHKIYEDLSQRGHTITLVTSRFPGASPSELLHGIRILRFGNDYDFWIRVFVLLPRLIRQSDAHIVVEDFNKLPFGTPLRTKTPHLIQMHHLWKKSIFHECSFPLALFIYLMEQTLRIVYRKSSFIVVSESTKKELASMGVDPSHIALVHNGCNLTYYTPPREESTAPPYLLWIGRIQKYKGIMDALRAFQLLHTSYPDLHLAIAGDGPYKEVVAEWIADKQLGHRITLHGFVSTEKKRSLYRHARAVLQTSYKEGWGLTVIEANACGTPVIANRAPGLCDSVQDNTTGLLYRFGSWRDLARRVKEYVETPALEAKLRENCRPWAERFSWKQAADETEALLTRKCTP